A genomic segment from Triticum dicoccoides isolate Atlit2015 ecotype Zavitan chromosome 1A, WEW_v2.0, whole genome shotgun sequence encodes:
- the LOC119357639 gene encoding transcription initiation factor TFIID subunit 6-like isoform X3: protein MSIVPKETIEVIAQSIGIPSLPADVSAALAPDVEYRLREIMQEAIKCMRHAKRTVLTADDVDSALSLRNVEPVYGFASGDPLRFKRAVGHKDLFYIDDREVDFKEIIEAPLPKAPLDTAVVAHWLAIEGVQPAIPENPPIDAISAPTENKRTEHAKDDGLPVDIKLPVKHILSRELQMYFDKIAELTMSRSSTPVFREALVSLSKDSGLHPLVPYFSYFIADEVTRSLADLPVLFALMRVVQSLLRNPHIHIEPYLHQLMPSMITCIVAKRLGHRLSDNHWELRDFSANLVASVCRRYGHVYHNLQIRLTKTLVHAFLDPHKALTQHYGAVQGISALGPSAQIRLLLLPNLQTYMQLLDPELQLEKQSNEMKRKEAWRVYGALLCAAGKCLYERLKLFPNLLSPPTRPLLRSNSRVATNNPNKRKSSTDLSASQPPLKKMASDVSMSPMGSAAPVAGNMPGSMDGFSAQLPNPSMMQASSSGQKVESMTAAGAIRRDQGNNHAQRVSTVLRQAWKEDQDAGHLLGSLHEVFGEAIFSFIQPPELSIFL from the exons atgAGCATCGTCCCCAAGGAGACGATCGAGGTGATTGCCCAGAGCATCGGCATCCCCTCCCTCCCCGCCGATGTCTCCGCCGCCCTCGCCCCCGACGTCGAGTACCGCCTCCGGGAGATCATGCAG GAGGCCATCAAGTGTATGCGGCATGCAAAGAGGACAGTTCTGACTGCCGATGATGTTGACAGTGCTCTGAGCCTGAGGAATGTTGAG CCTGTATATGGATTTGCATCTGGTGACCCCTTGCGGTTTAAGAGAGCTGTGGGCCATAAAGATCTCTTCTATATTGATGACAGGGAGGTAGACTTCAAAGAG ATTATCGAAGCTCCTCTACCGAAAGCTCCACTCGACACAGCAGTTGTTGCTCACTGGCTAGCGATTGAGGGCGTCCAACCTGCTATTCCAGAGAATCCTCCTATCGATG CAATTTCAGCACCAACTGAAAATAAAAGGACAGAGCATGCGAAGGATGATGGACTACCAGTTGACATCAAGCTTCCTGTTAAGCATATATTATCTAGAGAACTCCAG ATGTACTTTGATAAAATAGCAGAGCTTACTATGAGTAGATCAAGCACCCCAGTTTTTAGAGAAGCATTAGTGAGCCTGTCTAAAGACTCAGGCCTTCATCCGTTGGTTCCTTACTTTTCGTACTTCATTGCAGATGAG GTTACCAGGAGTTTGGCCGACCTCCCTGTTCTATTTGCTCTCATGCGTGTTGTCCAAAGCCTTCTCCGTAATCCTCACATTCATATTGAACCATAT TTGCATCAGTTGATGCCATCAATGATCACTTGCATCGTCGCGAAAAGGCTTGGGCACAGGCTTTCAGACAACCATTGGGAGCTTAGAGACTTCTCTGCCAATTTGGTTGCTTCAGTATGTCGGAG GTATGGTCATGTGTACCACAATCTCCAAATCCGGTTAACAAAGACACTGGTCCATGCATTTCTTGACCCTCATAAAGCATTGACGCAACATTATGGTGCTGTTCAAGGGATATCTGCATTGGGGCCCAGTGCG CAGATTAGGCTTCTGCTTTTGCCCAACCTCCAGACGTACATGCAACTTTTGGATCCTGAATTACAACTTGAGAAGCAATCAAATGAAATGAAACGAAAGGAAGCATGGCGTGTTTACGGTGCCCTGCTG TGTGCTGCAGGCAAATGCTTGTATGAGCGGCTTAAGTTATTTCCTAATTTGCTCTCTCCGCCAACTCGGCCACTTTTGAGGAGTAATAGCAGAGTTGCAACAAACAACCCAA ATAAACGGAAGTCTAGTACAGACCTGTCTGCGTCCCAGCCACCTCTGAAGAAGATGGCGTCGGACGTATCAATGAGTCCCATGGGTTCAGCAGCTCCAGTGGCAGGAAACATGCCAGGAAGCATGGACGGGTTCTCCGCCCAGCTACCCAACCCCAGCATGATGCAAGCCTCATCCTCCGGACAGAAGGTTGAAAGCATGACAGCAGCAGGCGCGATCCGGAGAGACCAGGGAAACAACCACGCGCAAAGGGTCTCCACAGTGCTGAGGCAGGCCTGGAAGGAGGACCAAGACGCCGGGCATCTCCTGGGGTCGCTGCACGAGGTGTTCGGTGAAGCCATCTTCTCGTTCATCCAGCCACCGGAGCTATCCATCTTCCTGTAG
- the LOC119357639 gene encoding transcription initiation factor TFIID subunit 6-like isoform X1, translating into MSIVPKETIEVIAQSIGIPSLPADVSAALAPDVEYRLREIMQEAIKCMRHAKRTVLTADDVDSALSLRNVEPVYGFASGDPLRFKRAVGHKDLFYIDDREVDFKEIIEAPLPKAPLDTAVVAHWLAIEGVQPAIPENPPIDAISAPTENKRTEHAKDDGLPVDIKLPVKHILSRELQMYFDKIAELTMSRSSTPVFREALVSLSKDSGLHPLVPYFSYFIADEVTRSLADLPVLFALMRVVQSLLRNPHIHIEPYHITSKRATLVYCQLHQLMPSMITCIVAKRLGHRLSDNHWELRDFSANLVASVCRRYGHVYHNLQIRLTKTLVHAFLDPHKALTQHYGAVQGISALGPSAQIRLLLLPNLQTYMQLLDPELQLEKQSNEMKRKEAWRVYGALLCAAGKCLYERLKLFPNLLSPPTRPLLRSNSRVATNNPNKRKSSTDLSASQPPLKKMASDVSMSPMGSAAPVAGNMPGSMDGFSAQLPNPSMMQASSSGQKVESMTAAGAIRRDQGNNHAQRVSTVLRQAWKEDQDAGHLLGSLHEVFGEAIFSFIQPPELSIFL; encoded by the exons atgAGCATCGTCCCCAAGGAGACGATCGAGGTGATTGCCCAGAGCATCGGCATCCCCTCCCTCCCCGCCGATGTCTCCGCCGCCCTCGCCCCCGACGTCGAGTACCGCCTCCGGGAGATCATGCAG GAGGCCATCAAGTGTATGCGGCATGCAAAGAGGACAGTTCTGACTGCCGATGATGTTGACAGTGCTCTGAGCCTGAGGAATGTTGAG CCTGTATATGGATTTGCATCTGGTGACCCCTTGCGGTTTAAGAGAGCTGTGGGCCATAAAGATCTCTTCTATATTGATGACAGGGAGGTAGACTTCAAAGAG ATTATCGAAGCTCCTCTACCGAAAGCTCCACTCGACACAGCAGTTGTTGCTCACTGGCTAGCGATTGAGGGCGTCCAACCTGCTATTCCAGAGAATCCTCCTATCGATG CAATTTCAGCACCAACTGAAAATAAAAGGACAGAGCATGCGAAGGATGATGGACTACCAGTTGACATCAAGCTTCCTGTTAAGCATATATTATCTAGAGAACTCCAG ATGTACTTTGATAAAATAGCAGAGCTTACTATGAGTAGATCAAGCACCCCAGTTTTTAGAGAAGCATTAGTGAGCCTGTCTAAAGACTCAGGCCTTCATCCGTTGGTTCCTTACTTTTCGTACTTCATTGCAGATGAG GTTACCAGGAGTTTGGCCGACCTCCCTGTTCTATTTGCTCTCATGCGTGTTGTCCAAAGCCTTCTCCGTAATCCTCACATTCATATTGAACCATAT CATATTACTTCTAAAAGGGCAACACTTGTTTATTGCCAGTTGCATCAGTTGATGCCATCAATGATCACTTGCATCGTCGCGAAAAGGCTTGGGCACAGGCTTTCAGACAACCATTGGGAGCTTAGAGACTTCTCTGCCAATTTGGTTGCTTCAGTATGTCGGAG GTATGGTCATGTGTACCACAATCTCCAAATCCGGTTAACAAAGACACTGGTCCATGCATTTCTTGACCCTCATAAAGCATTGACGCAACATTATGGTGCTGTTCAAGGGATATCTGCATTGGGGCCCAGTGCG CAGATTAGGCTTCTGCTTTTGCCCAACCTCCAGACGTACATGCAACTTTTGGATCCTGAATTACAACTTGAGAAGCAATCAAATGAAATGAAACGAAAGGAAGCATGGCGTGTTTACGGTGCCCTGCTG TGTGCTGCAGGCAAATGCTTGTATGAGCGGCTTAAGTTATTTCCTAATTTGCTCTCTCCGCCAACTCGGCCACTTTTGAGGAGTAATAGCAGAGTTGCAACAAACAACCCAA ATAAACGGAAGTCTAGTACAGACCTGTCTGCGTCCCAGCCACCTCTGAAGAAGATGGCGTCGGACGTATCAATGAGTCCCATGGGTTCAGCAGCTCCAGTGGCAGGAAACATGCCAGGAAGCATGGACGGGTTCTCCGCCCAGCTACCCAACCCCAGCATGATGCAAGCCTCATCCTCCGGACAGAAGGTTGAAAGCATGACAGCAGCAGGCGCGATCCGGAGAGACCAGGGAAACAACCACGCGCAAAGGGTCTCCACAGTGCTGAGGCAGGCCTGGAAGGAGGACCAAGACGCCGGGCATCTCCTGGGGTCGCTGCACGAGGTGTTCGGTGAAGCCATCTTCTCGTTCATCCAGCCACCGGAGCTATCCATCTTCCTGTAG
- the LOC119357639 gene encoding transcription initiation factor TFIID subunit 6-like isoform X2, whose translation MSIVPKETIEVIAQSIGIPSLPADVSAALAPDVEYRLREIMQEAIKCMRHAKRTVLTADDVDSALSLRNVEPVYGFASGDPLRFKRAVGHKDLFYIDDREVDFKEIIEAPLPKAPLDTAVVAHWLAIEGVQPAIPENPPIDAISAPTENKRTEHAKDDGLPVDIKLPVKHILSRELQMYFDKIAELTMSRSSTPVFREALVSLSKDSGLHPLVPYFSYFIADEVTRSLADLPVLFALMRVVQSLLRNPHIHIEPYHITSKRATLVYCQLHQLMPSMITCIVAKRLGHRLSDNHWELRDFSANLVASVCRRYGHVYHNLQIRLTKTLVHAFLDPHKALTQHYGAVQGISALGPSAIRLLLLPNLQTYMQLLDPELQLEKQSNEMKRKEAWRVYGALLCAAGKCLYERLKLFPNLLSPPTRPLLRSNSRVATNNPNKRKSSTDLSASQPPLKKMASDVSMSPMGSAAPVAGNMPGSMDGFSAQLPNPSMMQASSSGQKVESMTAAGAIRRDQGNNHAQRVSTVLRQAWKEDQDAGHLLGSLHEVFGEAIFSFIQPPELSIFL comes from the exons atgAGCATCGTCCCCAAGGAGACGATCGAGGTGATTGCCCAGAGCATCGGCATCCCCTCCCTCCCCGCCGATGTCTCCGCCGCCCTCGCCCCCGACGTCGAGTACCGCCTCCGGGAGATCATGCAG GAGGCCATCAAGTGTATGCGGCATGCAAAGAGGACAGTTCTGACTGCCGATGATGTTGACAGTGCTCTGAGCCTGAGGAATGTTGAG CCTGTATATGGATTTGCATCTGGTGACCCCTTGCGGTTTAAGAGAGCTGTGGGCCATAAAGATCTCTTCTATATTGATGACAGGGAGGTAGACTTCAAAGAG ATTATCGAAGCTCCTCTACCGAAAGCTCCACTCGACACAGCAGTTGTTGCTCACTGGCTAGCGATTGAGGGCGTCCAACCTGCTATTCCAGAGAATCCTCCTATCGATG CAATTTCAGCACCAACTGAAAATAAAAGGACAGAGCATGCGAAGGATGATGGACTACCAGTTGACATCAAGCTTCCTGTTAAGCATATATTATCTAGAGAACTCCAG ATGTACTTTGATAAAATAGCAGAGCTTACTATGAGTAGATCAAGCACCCCAGTTTTTAGAGAAGCATTAGTGAGCCTGTCTAAAGACTCAGGCCTTCATCCGTTGGTTCCTTACTTTTCGTACTTCATTGCAGATGAG GTTACCAGGAGTTTGGCCGACCTCCCTGTTCTATTTGCTCTCATGCGTGTTGTCCAAAGCCTTCTCCGTAATCCTCACATTCATATTGAACCATAT CATATTACTTCTAAAAGGGCAACACTTGTTTATTGCCAGTTGCATCAGTTGATGCCATCAATGATCACTTGCATCGTCGCGAAAAGGCTTGGGCACAGGCTTTCAGACAACCATTGGGAGCTTAGAGACTTCTCTGCCAATTTGGTTGCTTCAGTATGTCGGAG GTATGGTCATGTGTACCACAATCTCCAAATCCGGTTAACAAAGACACTGGTCCATGCATTTCTTGACCCTCATAAAGCATTGACGCAACATTATGGTGCTGTTCAAGGGATATCTGCATTGGGGCCCAGTGCG ATTAGGCTTCTGCTTTTGCCCAACCTCCAGACGTACATGCAACTTTTGGATCCTGAATTACAACTTGAGAAGCAATCAAATGAAATGAAACGAAAGGAAGCATGGCGTGTTTACGGTGCCCTGCTG TGTGCTGCAGGCAAATGCTTGTATGAGCGGCTTAAGTTATTTCCTAATTTGCTCTCTCCGCCAACTCGGCCACTTTTGAGGAGTAATAGCAGAGTTGCAACAAACAACCCAA ATAAACGGAAGTCTAGTACAGACCTGTCTGCGTCCCAGCCACCTCTGAAGAAGATGGCGTCGGACGTATCAATGAGTCCCATGGGTTCAGCAGCTCCAGTGGCAGGAAACATGCCAGGAAGCATGGACGGGTTCTCCGCCCAGCTACCCAACCCCAGCATGATGCAAGCCTCATCCTCCGGACAGAAGGTTGAAAGCATGACAGCAGCAGGCGCGATCCGGAGAGACCAGGGAAACAACCACGCGCAAAGGGTCTCCACAGTGCTGAGGCAGGCCTGGAAGGAGGACCAAGACGCCGGGCATCTCCTGGGGTCGCTGCACGAGGTGTTCGGTGAAGCCATCTTCTCGTTCATCCAGCCACCGGAGCTATCCATCTTCCTGTAG
- the LOC119357639 gene encoding transcription initiation factor TFIID subunit 6-like isoform X4 encodes MSIVPKETIEVIAQSIGIPSLPADVSAALAPDVEYRLREIMQEAIKCMRHAKRTVLTADDVDSALSLRNVEPVYGFASGDPLRFKRAVGHKDLFYIDDREVDFKEIIEAPLPKAPLDTAVVAHWLAIEGVQPAIPENPPIDAISAPTENKRTEHAKDDGLPVDIKLPVKHILSRELQMYFDKIAELTMSRSSTPVFREALVSLSKDSGLHPLVPYFSYFIADEVTRSLADLPVLFALMRVVQSLLRNPHIHIEPYLHQLMPSMITCIVAKRLGHRLSDNHWELRDFSANLVASVCRRYGHVYHNLQIRLTKTLVHAFLDPHKALTQHYGAVQGISALGPSAIRLLLLPNLQTYMQLLDPELQLEKQSNEMKRKEAWRVYGALLCAAGKCLYERLKLFPNLLSPPTRPLLRSNSRVATNNPNKRKSSTDLSASQPPLKKMASDVSMSPMGSAAPVAGNMPGSMDGFSAQLPNPSMMQASSSGQKVESMTAAGAIRRDQGNNHAQRVSTVLRQAWKEDQDAGHLLGSLHEVFGEAIFSFIQPPELSIFL; translated from the exons atgAGCATCGTCCCCAAGGAGACGATCGAGGTGATTGCCCAGAGCATCGGCATCCCCTCCCTCCCCGCCGATGTCTCCGCCGCCCTCGCCCCCGACGTCGAGTACCGCCTCCGGGAGATCATGCAG GAGGCCATCAAGTGTATGCGGCATGCAAAGAGGACAGTTCTGACTGCCGATGATGTTGACAGTGCTCTGAGCCTGAGGAATGTTGAG CCTGTATATGGATTTGCATCTGGTGACCCCTTGCGGTTTAAGAGAGCTGTGGGCCATAAAGATCTCTTCTATATTGATGACAGGGAGGTAGACTTCAAAGAG ATTATCGAAGCTCCTCTACCGAAAGCTCCACTCGACACAGCAGTTGTTGCTCACTGGCTAGCGATTGAGGGCGTCCAACCTGCTATTCCAGAGAATCCTCCTATCGATG CAATTTCAGCACCAACTGAAAATAAAAGGACAGAGCATGCGAAGGATGATGGACTACCAGTTGACATCAAGCTTCCTGTTAAGCATATATTATCTAGAGAACTCCAG ATGTACTTTGATAAAATAGCAGAGCTTACTATGAGTAGATCAAGCACCCCAGTTTTTAGAGAAGCATTAGTGAGCCTGTCTAAAGACTCAGGCCTTCATCCGTTGGTTCCTTACTTTTCGTACTTCATTGCAGATGAG GTTACCAGGAGTTTGGCCGACCTCCCTGTTCTATTTGCTCTCATGCGTGTTGTCCAAAGCCTTCTCCGTAATCCTCACATTCATATTGAACCATAT TTGCATCAGTTGATGCCATCAATGATCACTTGCATCGTCGCGAAAAGGCTTGGGCACAGGCTTTCAGACAACCATTGGGAGCTTAGAGACTTCTCTGCCAATTTGGTTGCTTCAGTATGTCGGAG GTATGGTCATGTGTACCACAATCTCCAAATCCGGTTAACAAAGACACTGGTCCATGCATTTCTTGACCCTCATAAAGCATTGACGCAACATTATGGTGCTGTTCAAGGGATATCTGCATTGGGGCCCAGTGCG ATTAGGCTTCTGCTTTTGCCCAACCTCCAGACGTACATGCAACTTTTGGATCCTGAATTACAACTTGAGAAGCAATCAAATGAAATGAAACGAAAGGAAGCATGGCGTGTTTACGGTGCCCTGCTG TGTGCTGCAGGCAAATGCTTGTATGAGCGGCTTAAGTTATTTCCTAATTTGCTCTCTCCGCCAACTCGGCCACTTTTGAGGAGTAATAGCAGAGTTGCAACAAACAACCCAA ATAAACGGAAGTCTAGTACAGACCTGTCTGCGTCCCAGCCACCTCTGAAGAAGATGGCGTCGGACGTATCAATGAGTCCCATGGGTTCAGCAGCTCCAGTGGCAGGAAACATGCCAGGAAGCATGGACGGGTTCTCCGCCCAGCTACCCAACCCCAGCATGATGCAAGCCTCATCCTCCGGACAGAAGGTTGAAAGCATGACAGCAGCAGGCGCGATCCGGAGAGACCAGGGAAACAACCACGCGCAAAGGGTCTCCACAGTGCTGAGGCAGGCCTGGAAGGAGGACCAAGACGCCGGGCATCTCCTGGGGTCGCTGCACGAGGTGTTCGGTGAAGCCATCTTCTCGTTCATCCAGCCACCGGAGCTATCCATCTTCCTGTAG